A region of Carassius auratus strain Wakin chromosome 23, ASM336829v1, whole genome shotgun sequence DNA encodes the following proteins:
- the LOC113041651 gene encoding kelch-like protein 13: MAKDQQCLQREWRRSREDDNSSSNNGLIDADEEVKDEQNPSEEDERTEEKDTKELQVDAQESGKAVDDNEECNVSFPFTPANSDSVFAMCTNNDKASDEEDANKNDKNNNIDAVRSNTFPAYNDDYLLNVFTNDASDDTNKYDDTEYSVSFPAASANSDGLIAACTNNEKAGDEGEDDADKYDDKNTDEVHSSLTVASAKSEGLSASIINNDKTNDEENANEHDEDKFSINFSVMPANSDGLIPASTKNYTEDAYEKDYKNNDEGYNNSLPAASGNSEGLVASLANNDKVNDDKSGYNVRVDINGNEEYIKNLPVNSAHVDSLAAVCGHNNKIIDKDYDKYNNIENGCFATASISTNDIGGSEKALTFGGLTFRDKEQHMADSNSEQELVNQELEEEEGDDFDVDLDDDDDDDDDDDDDDDDGSSSFEDSEVENCDIYPRKLCSDPAYPSAVFQALENMMLHSVLTDLTLFTDDGYRFQVHSFVLAAVSYLIQTRLRQKPKQEQFISLCLGPKVHGSGLAAVVEFAYTGYIDIRKKKNIEQIWSAAVSLEAPRILELCKEEEEREEDEAGGKKVDRKEISAEEHIKISLQHIRQMWTQRMGCDVELEAEGRVFHAHRALLAASSDYFRGMFTNGMKESRQELVSLLLVGAAKFEVLLHYTYSGALVLGWGCVFDLTCTSLQLQFQTAFSLCLNFLQQEIDAYHCLDVASFAESFGMGDLLALANDYVLRHFQDVSVTPKFQDLPAEKLKKYLQSDSLCVPSELPVFRAVMSWIEAFPRQRVKLARELMGTVQFPLMTFKEFKEVKSITSWPRIGAKKLYDSFLEEFCSSSSDVQSNFRAYMPKDALVLVGGERITDNFDKRRPCREMWFSNSLQNHVGLVKKVEWRMLGTLPVKPRFSHGVGVMRGKLYVVGGRHYYGKADTMNCTYRYDPIQNSWQRLTDMHERRGSFTLVVLNGKIYAIGGERDSGVNMESAEVYCPNTNSWSFVHPLDQALCCHAATVWNGTIFLSGGFNNQYQCLSSLTLYHPERGSTYLAEMTHDRALHCMETLGDRFYVAGGVSCDADGRLLDQLACEVYNPVANSWSAIMPFPVPHVGSASAVLEGKVYVIGGYCQEDYNDTKTVHRYDPATERWENMSITPGPNTYIAACVLPIPAHLRQ, encoded by the exons ATGGCAAAAGATCAGCAGTGCCTTCAGAGAGAATGGAGAAGATCAAGGGAGGATGACAACTCAAGCAGCAACAATGGATTGATAGATGCGGATGAAGAAGTGAAGGATGAGCAGAATCCTTCAGAAGAAGATGAGCGGACAGAAGAAAAGGATACAAAAGAGCTGCAAGTAGATGCACAGGAAAGTGGGAAGGCTGTTGATGACAATGAAGAATGTAATGTTAGTTTTCCTTTCACACCTGCAAACAGTGACAGTGTTTTTGCTATGTGTACTAATAATGATAAAGCCAGCGATGAAGAGGATgccaataaaaatgacaagaacAATAACATTGATGCGGTGCGCAGTAATACCTTTCCTGCTTACAACGATGATTACTTATTGAATGTGTTTACAAATGATGCTAGTGATGATACTAATAAGTATGATGATACAGAGTATAGCGTTAGTTTTCCTGCTGCATCTGCAAACAGTGATGGTTTAATTGCTGCGTGCACAAATAATGAAAAGGCTGGAGATGAAGGTGAAGATGATGCTGATAAATATGATGACAAAAATACTGATGAAGTACATAGTAGTTTAACAGTTGCATCCGCAAAAAGTGAGGGTTTGTCTGCTTCaattataaataatgataaaaccaATGATGAAGAGAATGCCAATGAACATGATGAAGATAAATTTAGTATTAATTTTTCTGTTATGCCTGCAAACAGTGATGGTTTAATTCCAGCATCCACAAAAAATTATACAGAGGATGCTTATGAAAaagattacaaaaataatgatGAAGGATATAATAATAGTTTACCTGCTGCGTCTGGAAACAGTGAAGGTTTAGTTGCTTCACTAGCAAATAATGATAAAGTCAATGATGACAAGAGTGGATATAATGTACGTGTCGATATTAACGGCAATGAAGAATATATTAAGAATTTACCTGTTAATTCTGCACATGTTGACAGTTTAGCTGCTGTGTGTggacataataataaaatcattgatAAAGATTATGATAAATACAACAATATTGAAAATGGTTGTTTTGCAACTGCCTCCATCAGTACCAATGACATAGGTGGTTCTGAAAAAGCCTTAACATTTGGAGGTTTAACATTTAGAGATAAAGAGCAGCACATGGCGGACTCCAACTCTGAACAGGAACTGGTAAATCAAGAATtagaagaggaagagggagatGATTTTGATGTTGatcttgatgatgatgatgacgatgatgatgatgatgatgatgatgatgatgatggaagtAGCAGCTTTGAAGATTCAGAAGTTGAGAATTGCGACATTTATCCCAGGAAGCTATGTTCTGATCCAGCTTACCCAAGTGCGGTCTTCCAGGCTCTGGAGAACATGATGTTGCATTCGGTCCTCACTGACTTGACCCTCTTCACAGATGATGGATACCGGTTCCAGGTTCATTCCTTTGTCTTGGCTGCAGTCAGTTACCTTATTCAGACGAGACTCAGACAGAAGCCCAAACAAGAGCAGTTTATCTCGTTGTGTTTGGGTCCTAAGGTTCATGGTTCTGGGTTGGCAGCAGTGGTGGAGTTCGCCTATACAGGGTACATTGACattcggaaaaaaaaaaatatagaacagatttgGTCTGCAGCAGTGAGCCTGGAAGCTCCAAGAATTCTAGAACTCTGCAAAGAGGAGGAAGAAAGAGAAGAGGACGAGGCAGGAGGGAAGAAAGTGGACAGGAAAGAGATTTCTGCAGAGGAACATATAAAAATTAGTCTCCAGCATATCAGACAGATGTGGACACAGAGGATGGGATGTGACGTGGAGCTTGAAGCAGAAGGAAGAGTGTTTCATG CTCACCGCGCACTCCTGGCTGCCAGCAGTGACTACTTTAGAGGCATGTTTACTAACGGTATGAAGGAGAGTCGACAGGAATTGGTGTCTCTGCTGCTTGTAGGGGCGGCCAAGTTTGAAGTCCTCCTGCACTACACCTACAGTGGGGCTCTTGTGCTCGGATGGGGCTGTGTGTTTGATCTCACCTGTACATCTCTTCAATTACAGTTTCAGACTGCCTTCTCACTATGCCTTAACTTCCTGCAACAAGAAATAGATGCTTACCACTGCCTGGATGTAGCATCTTTTGCAGAGTCCTTTGGAATGGGGGACTTACTTGCACTGGCCAATGACTATGTCTTGAGGCACTTTCAAGACGTGTCTGTCACTCCAAAGTTTCAAGATCTTCCTGCAGAGAAACTGAAGAAGTACCTTCAAAGTGATTCTCTCTGCGTTCCCTCAGAGTTGCCCGTATTCAGAGCAGTCATGTCTTGGATCGAAGCCTTTCCCAGACAACGGGTGAAACTTGCCAGGGAGCTGATGGGAACTGTCCAGTTTCCCTTAATGACCTTTAAGGAGTTCAAAGAAGTCAAGTCCATAACGTCCTGGCCGAGAATTGGAGCCAAAAAACTATACGATTCTTTCCTTGAGGAGTTCTGTTCCAGTTCTTCAGATGTTCAGTCCAATTTCAGGGCCTATATGCCTAAAGACGCTCTAGTCCTAGTTGGGGGTGAGAGGATCACTGATAATTTTGACAAACGTAGACCATGTAGGGAAATGTGGTTTAGCAATTCCTTGCAGAACCATGTTGGATTGGTTAAGAAAGTAGAGTGGAGAATGCTGGGAACTTTACCTGTGAAACCAAGATTCAGTCATGGAGTTGGGGTTATGAGGGGCAAGCTTTACGTAGTTGGCGGACGGCATTATTACGGCAAAGCTGATACCATGAATTGCACCTACAG GTATGATCCCATTCAAAACTCTTGGCAAAGGTTGACTGACATGCACGAGAGAAGAGGCAGCTTCACTCTAGTGGTCCTAAATGGTAAAATATATGCTATTGGTGGAGAGAGGGACTCAGGGGTCAATATGGAGAGTGCTGAGGTTTACTGCCCCAACACAAATTCTTGGAG TTTTGTCCACCCATTAGACCAAGCTCTGTGCTGTCATGCGGCCACTGTATGGAATGGTACAATCTTCCTATCGGGAGGCTTTAACAACCAGTACCAATGCCTCTCGTCCTTGACCCTTTACCACCCAGAACGAGGATCCACTTACCTGGCTGAGATGACACATGATAGAGCCCTGCACTGCATGGAGACCCTGGGTGACCGTTTTTATGTGGCTGGAGGGGTTTCGTGCGATGCTGATGGGCGTCTGTTAGATCAATTAGCTTGTGAGGTCTATAACCCTGTAGCCAACTCCTGGAGTGCCATTATGCCATTCCCAGTGCCTCATGTTGGGTCAGCATCAGCGGTCTTAGAAGGAAAGGTCTACGTAATTGGAGGTTACTGCCAGGAAGACTACAATGATACCAAAACTGTGCATCGCTATGATCCTGCAACAGAACGCTGGGAGAACATGAGCATAACACCAGGACCAAACACATACATAGCTGCCTGTGTGCTGCCAATACCTGCTCATCTTAGACAATAA
- the LOC113041688 gene encoding uncharacterized protein LOC113041688, giving the protein MEVIRRKDSDSNGLFSDNSDNDCEHLGACGQTTAVCLCENTPFTSFCDQHPQEDSSVKCVQCGKNRAMITRYSEGYGTEEECVQPHLQGDSDADADIEDTDSRLQIVGSLQRISSRKRKRQRITRQDTTESEDDGGRSHRTHRWSLRLSPHRAHNRTILEESISQVRPLVICRCAARETQTVTDDKPDSGKWTLAVFPVPLSLPVSCYLLIVPLSVSIIIVLVSFLLPLTDT; this is encoded by the exons ATGGAGGTGATTAGAAGAAAAGACTCAGACTCAAACGGCCTCTTCTCAGACAACTCGGACAATGACTGTGAG CACTTGGGGGCTTGTGGGCAGACGacagcagtgtgtttgtgtgaaaatacCCCCTTTACCAGCTTCTGTGATCAGCACCCACAGGAG GACTCCAGTGTGAAGTGTGTCCAGTGCGGTAAGAACAGAGCCATGATCACCAGATACTCAGAGGGTTATGGCACAGAG GAGGAGTGTGTCCAGCCTCATCTACAGGGAGACAGCGACGCAGACGCAGACATCGAGGACACGGACAGCAG GCTCCAGATTGTGGGTTCCCTCCAGCGAATCAGCTCCCGGAAGAGAAAGCGTCAGCGAATCACGCGGCAGGACACAACGGAGAGCGAAGACGATGGTGGGCGGAGCCACAGGACGCACCGCTGGAGTCTACGGCTCAGTCCTCATCGCGCACATAACAGGACCATCCTGGAG GAGAGCATTTCTCAGGTGCGGCCGCTGGTAATCTGCCGCTGTGCAGCGCGAGAGACTCAAACCGTCACAGACGACAAACCCGACAGCGGAAAATGGACCCTGGCAGTGTTCCccgtccctctctctctccctgtgtcctGTTATCTGCTCATCGTCCCTCTCTCCGTATCCATCATCATCGTTCTTGTGTCATTCCTCCTACCGCTCACAGATACTTGA
- the si:ch211-63p21.8 gene encoding kelch-like protein 33: MEFTRKYLPMEWEERWRKEKESRKKIIEEGGEKFEEESRKLKWIMSYNDRRIGMKEGAVKETEDGNMEEDAPMQRYHRKSYPSEIFQTLEEMKKENVLTDLIMSTEDGLSLHVHSLVMAAVSSVIQQKLLERDGDEKEISLRLGPEVNGFGLAAVVELAYTGAITSLNKDNMTQIQTAAVSLGAQRVLKLVELEEDGGNKEVKQEKVSAEEQMKVNLQSMKDLWERRVGCDVELVAEGSVFCAHRVLLAASSDFFRGMFTSGMKESQQESVPLMLVGAAELETLLRCAYSGALVLGWGCVFELACTSLQFQFQPAISLCLKFLEQEMDIHNCLDVVSFAEAYGMADLLELAEDFVLRHFQEISATPKFKDLPAEKLLQFLRCDALSAPSELAVFRAVVTWVDADPNERLPQAEELMRAVRFPFMTFREFREVRAVNLSMECSGEVEVELYKSALKEFGFGISDRVAHQRVRHPKDALVLVGGDELNPDMGKRLPSKQLWFANSLRSGTGLVKEIEWRLLGEMPDQARFRHGVGVLDGQLYVAGGCHFYAKSDTMKSVYRYDPEQDHWKRLADLHELRSNFMLVVSGDSLYAIGGDKDINTNLDSVEKYSPETDTWSFCHPLDQALSGHAATVWGGEIFISGGFNCKYECLVSMFLYHPERGTTYLAEMTHDRAQHCMESLNNRFYVAGGVCNLRKYYTDQLVCEMYSPVSDTWTMLTPLPNPHVGAASAILEERLYILGGYCQEDYSEARLTHRYDPVMQRWEGMGKMPGAVTDVRACLLSLPDHIRK; this comes from the exons ATggaatttacaagaaaatatctccCCATGGAATGGGAGGAACGctggagaaaagagaaagagagcaggaAAAAGATAATAGAAGAAGGTGGAGAGAAGTTTGAGGAGGAGAGCAGGAAGCTAAAATGGATCATGTCCTACAATGACAGGAGGATAGGAATGAAAGAAGGGGCGGTGAAAGAAACGGAGGATGGTAATATGGAGGAAGATGCACCAATGCAAAGGTACCATAGAAAAAGTTACCCAAGTGAGATCTTCCAGACTCTGGAGGAGATGAAGAAGGAGAATGTCCTCACGGACCTGATCATGAGCACTGAGGATGGGCTCAGCCTCCACGTTCACTCGCTTGTCATGGCTGCGGTGAGCTCCGTCATCCAGCAAAAGCTCCTGGAGAGGGATGGAGATGAGAAGGAGATCTCACTGAGATTGGGTCCTGAGGTTAATGGTTTTGGTTTGGCTGCAGTGGTGGAGCTCGCTTACACTGGAGCCATCACCAGTCTAAACAAAGACAACATGACACAGATCCAGACTGCAGCTGTTAGTCTGGGAGCTCAGAGAGTCCTGAAGCTCGTCGAATTGGAGGAAGATGGAGGTAACAAGGAAGTAAAACAGGAAAAGGTCTCAGCAGAAGAGCAAATGAAGGTCAACCTGCAGTCCATGAAGGACTTATGGGAGAGAAGAGTGGGATGTGATGTAGAACTGGTTGCAGAAGGATCTGTTTTCTGTG CTCACAGGGTGCTCCTGGCAGCCAGCAGCGACTTCTTCAGAGGCATGTTCACCAGCGGTATGAAGGAGAGTCAGCAGGAGTCTGTGCCTCTAATGTTAGTCGGAGCCGCTGAGCTCGAGACCCTCCTGCGCTGTGCCTACAGCGGCGCTCTGGTGCTCGGATGGGGCTGTGTGTTCGAACTTGCCTGTACATCACTCCAGTTCCAATTTCAGCCCGCCATCTCACTCTGCCTCAAGTTCCTGGAGCAAGAGATGGACATCCATAACTGTCTGGACGTGGTGTCCTTTGCAGAGGCCTACGGGATGGCTGACTTGCTAGAGTTGGCTGAGGATTTTGTCCTTAGACACTTCCAAGAGATATCTGCCACCCCAAAGTTTAAGGACCTCCCAGCTGAGAAGCTTCTGCAGTTCCTCCGATGCGACGCGCTGTCTGCTCCATCGGAACTGGCTGTTTTCCGAGCAGTCGTCACTTGGGTGGATGCGGATCCCAACGAACGTCTCCCACAGGCCGAAGAGCTCATGCGAGCAGTGCGTTTTCCATTCATGACCTTCCGGGAATTTCGAGAGGTTCGTGCTGTGAACCTGAGCATGGAATGCAGTGGAGAAGTCGAGGTTGAACTCTACAAGTCAGCACTAAAAGAGTTTGGATTTGGCATCTCTGATCGTGTGGCACACCAACGTGTACGTCACCCCAAAGACGCCCTGGTTTTGGTCGGAGGTGATGAGCTGAATCCAGACATGGGTAAACGGCTTCCCAGCAAGCAGCTCTGGTTTGCTAACTCTCTGAGAAGCGGAACAGGCCTCGTGAAGGAGATTGAGTGGAGACTGCTGGGTGAAATGCCAGATCAGGCCAGATTCAGGCACGGTGTTGGGGTTCTTGACGGTCAACTATATGTAGCTGGAGGCTGCCATTTCTATGCAAAGTCTGACACCATGAAATCTGTTTACAG GTACGACCCTGAGCAAGACCACTGGAAAAGACTGGCAGACCTTCATGAACTTAGGAGTAACTTTATGCTGGTGGTGAGTGGAGACAGTCTGTATGCTATTGGAGGAGACAAAGACATCAACACAAATCTTGACAGTGTGGAAAAATACTCACCAGAAACAGATACATGGAG CTTCTGCCATCCTTTGGACCAAGCCTTGAGCGGTCATGCTGCCACTGTCTGGGGAGGCGAGATCTTCATCTCAGGAGGCTTCAACTGCAAGTACGAATGCCTGGTGTCCATGTTCCTCTACCACCCAGAGAGAGGAACCACGTACCTCGCTGAGATGACCCACGACCGGGCCCAGCACTGCATGGAGAGTCTGAATAACCGTTTCTATGTAGCTGGCGGGGTGTGCAACCTCCGAAAGTACTACACCGACCAACTGGTCTGTGAGATGTACAGTCCTGTAAGTGACACCTGGACAATGTTAACTCCTCTCCCAAATCCCCACGTCGGCGCTGCCTCTGCCATCCTGGAGGAGAGGCTGTATATTCTAGGTGGTTATTGCCAGGAGGACTATAGCGAAGCCAGACTCACCCATCGCTATGATCCAGTGATGCAGAGATGGGAGGGCATGGGAAAGATGCCTGGTGCCGTCACAGATGTACGTGCATGCCTCCTCTCTCTGCCTGATCACATCAGAAAATGA